Proteins from a single region of Gossypium arboreum isolate Shixiya-1 chromosome 1, ASM2569848v2, whole genome shotgun sequence:
- the LOC108482969 gene encoding U-box domain-containing protein 44: MAGSWDGSYDPGSQSDDSHHFERLHIEPLYDAFVCPLTKQVMRDPVTLENGQTFEREAIEKWFKECRESGRRLVCPLTQKELKSADLNQSIALRNTIEEWTTRNEAAQLDMARRSLNMNSSEDDVLLSLRFIQRICQKNRSNKHVVRNADLIPMIVDMLKSSSRKVRCKALETLLAVVEEDEDNKAILAEGDTVRTIVKFLSHEQSKEREEAVSLLYELSKSEALCEKIGSINGAILILVGMTSSKSENISTVEKADKTLENLEKCENNVRQMAENGRLQPLLTQILEGPPETKHSMAAYLGDLVLNNDVKVHVAKTVGESLINIMKSGNMQSREAALKALNQISSFDASSKVLIEAGILPPLVRDLFTVGQLPMRLKEVSATILSNVVNSGYDVDSIPIGPDHQTLVSEDNVHNLLHLISNTGPPIECKLLQVLVGLTNSPTTVLNVVAAIKSSGATISLVQFIEVPQKDLRMASIKLLQNLSPHMGQELADALRGTVGQLSGLIRVISENTGISEEQAAAAGLLAELPERDLGLTRQMLDEGAFQLIISRVVKIKQGDIRGTRFVTPFLEGLVRVLARVTFVLSDEPDAVALCREYGLAALFIDLLQTNGIDNVQMVSAAALENLSLESKNLTRLPEMPPPGVCATIFPCFSKQPVITGLCRVHRGTCSLKESFCLLEGRAVHKLVALLDHTNAKVVEAALAALSTLLDDGVDIEQGVSVLCEAEGIKPILDVLLEKQTENLRRRAVWVVERLLRNDDIAYEVSGDQNVSTALVDAFHHADYRTRQIAERALKHVDKIPNFSGIFPNMG; this comes from the exons ATGGCTGGGAGCTGGGACGGAAGTTACGACCCTGGCAGTCAGTCAGACGATAGCCATCATTTTGAGAGACTGCACATAGAGCCCCTTTATGATGCATTTGTTTGCCCTTTGACAAAGCAAGTTATGCGTGACCCTGTGACTTTAGAAAATGGCCAAACATTTGAACGTGAAGCAATTGAAAAATGGTTCAAGGAATGCAGAGAAAGTGGAAGGAGGTTGGTTTGCCCATTGACCCAAAAAGAACTGAAAAGTGCGGATCTAAACCAGAGTATCGCTTTGCGGAACACCATTGAAGAGTGGACTACTAGGAATGAAGCAGCCCAGCTTGATATGGCTCGTAGATCATTAAATATGAACAGTTCAGAAGATGATGTTCTGCTGTCTCTGAGGTTTATCCAACGTATCTGCCAAAAGAACCGATCAAATAAGCATGTTGTACGCAATGCTGATCTGATACCTATGATTGTTGACATGTTAAAGAGCAGCAGCCGTAAAGTTCGGTGCAAAGCATTGGAGACACTCCTTGCAGTGGTCGAGGAAGATGAAGATAATAAG GCAATACTGGCTGAGGGGGACACTGTGCGCACAATAGTTAAATTCTTGTCCCATGAACAGTCCAAGGAGAGGGAGGAGGCTGTCTCTTTGCtgtatgaactttcaaaatcTGAAGCCTTGTGCGAGAAGATTGGTTCTATTAATGGAGCAATTCTTATATTAGTTGGAATGACCAGCAGTAAATCTGAGAACATTTCAACTGTTGAGAAAGCTGATAAAACTCTAGAAAATCTGGAGAAGTGTGAGAACAATGTCCGACAGATGGCTGAAAATGGTAGACTGCAGCCTCTTTTGACCCAGATTCTTGAAG GCCCACCTGAAACAAAGCATTCCATGGCTGCATATCTTGGTGACTTGGTTCTGAATAATGATGTGAAGGTACACGTTGCAAAAACTGTTGGTGAATCTCTAATCAATATCATGAAAAGTGGTAACATGCAATCAAGAGAAGCTGCTCTGAAGGCACTTAACCAGATTTCATCTTTTGATGCAAGCTCGAAGGTGTTGATTGAGGCAGGAATACTTCCTCCTCTTGTCAGAGACCTCTTCACTGTTGGTCAGCTTCCCATGCGACTTAAAGAAGTCTCTGCCACAATTCTGTCCAATGTTGTAAACTCAGGATATGATGTTGACTCCATTCCTATTGGGCCGGACCATCAGACTCTTGTTTCTGAAGACAATGTCCATAACTTACTTCATCTAATCAGCAACACTGGTCCACCAATCGAGTGCAAACTTCTTCAAGTTCTTGTTGGACTCACCAATTCTCCGACAACAGTTCTGAATGTTGTTGCTGCAATTAAAAGCTCTGGAGCTACTATCAGTTTGGTTCAGTTTATAGAGGTTCCACAGAAGGATTTGCGGATGGCATCCATAAAACTTCTCCAGAATCTCTCTCCTCACATGGGTCAGGAATTAGCAGATGCACTACGTGGAACAGTTGGTCAGCTCAGCGGCCTAATTAGAGTCATATCAGAAAATACAGGAATTTCTGAAGAACAGGCAGCAGCTGCTGGCCTCTTAGCTGAACTCCCAGAGAGGGATTTGGGCCTCACGAGGCAAATGCTAGATGAAGGTGCTTTTCAGTTGATCATCTCTAGAGTTGTTAAAATCAAGCAAGGAGATATTAGGGGCACTCGCTTCGTAACACCATTCCTTGAAGGACTTGTTCGGGTGCTTGCAAGGGTTACATTTGTCTTATCAGATGAGCCTGACGCTGTTGCTCTTTGCCGTGAGTATGGTCTTGCAGCGTTATTCATTGATTTGCTTCAGACCAATGGTATTGACAATGTCCAGATGGTTTCTGCCGCAGCTTTGGAGAACTTATCTCTAGAATCTAAAAATTTGACAAGATTGCCGGAGATGCCACCACCAGGAGTTTGTGCTACTATCTTTCCATGTTTCAGCAAACAGCCCGTTATAACAGGATTGTGTCGCGTCCACCGGGGGACATGTTCACTTAAAGAGAGCTTTTGTCTTTTGGAAGGACGGGCTGTACATAAGTTGGTTGCTCTCTTGGATCACACCAACGCAAAGGTGGTTGAAGCAGCACTTGCTGCACTTTCCACCTTGTTGGATGATGGTGTTGATATTGAGCAAGGTGTGTCCGTCTTGTGCGAGGCAGAGGGAATTAAGCCCATACTTGACGTGTTACTCGAGAAACAAACAGAGAATTTGAGGAGAAGAGCTGTTTGGGTTGTAGAGAGACTTTTAAGGAATGATGATATAGCCTATGAAGTTTCTGGAGATCAAAATGTGAGCACTGCACTTGTTGATGCCTTCCACCATGCCGACTACAGAACCCGACAGATTGCAGAGCGCGCCCTGAAGCATGTTGACAAGATCCCAAACTTCTCTGGAATTTTTCCAAACATGGGATAA
- the LOC108482970 gene encoding F-box/kelch-repeat protein At5g42350-like, whose translation MYAESVSEEALRQDFETLTVSKRLVRSVSQKLRKKNHRGEGGEEDKVRGVSLKCLTLYGRGGGCKVGADTGEELGDPSYRRRSSASEEGKVYKSICGIEDNNFDCFSYGVREKFWKKNNRKDLDLEESVRNSRMHIFLPDDILEMCLVRLPLTSVMNARLVCKKWRHLTTTPRFLQMRREGSCQKPWLFIFGAVKDGYCSGEIHALDVSQDQWHRISADILRGRFMFSVASMQDDIYIVGGCSSLTNFGRVDRSSFKTHKGVLVFSPLTKSWRKASSMKFARSMPILGISEVCSDFSVIQSHQNRHDRQFPRSRVGGVSDVYEDPHRLSLRRQCRNAFDENEPSLLPNRRSYKFIRQRSEQANMKGCKRFVLIAVGGLGSWDEPLNSGEIYDSLSNKWTEIQKLPIDFGVVCAGVVCNGMFYVCSENDKLAGYDIERGFWIGIQTSAFPPHVHEYYPKLVSCNGHLFLLSVSWCEGDGQIGRRNKAVRKLWELDLMYLTWTEVSVHPDAPMDWNPVFVADRNLIFGVEMFKIFGQVLDFFTVCDVSDVEMNWSHISRNHMAHELDASSCMTKTMAVLHL comes from the coding sequence ATGTATGCTGAGAGTGTGAGTGAGGAAGCGCTTCGCCAGGATTTTGAGACGCTGACTGTGTCTAAACGACTTGTTAGGAGTGTTAGCCAGAAGTTGAGGAAAAAAAATCATAGAGGTGAAGGGGGTGAAGAGGATAAGGTGAGAGGGGTTTCCTTGAAATGTCTTACTCTATATGGTAGAGGTGGTGGTTGCAAAGTCGGTGCTGACACAGGTGAGGAGCTTGGTGATCCAAGTTATAGGAGAAGGTCAAGTGCCAGTGAAGAAGGAAAGGTGTACAAGTCAATTTGTGGTATAGAGGACAATAATTTCGATTGCTTCTCATATGGTGTGAGGGAGAAGTTTTGGAAGAAAAACAATAGAAAGGATTTAGATCTTGAGGAATCAGTACGAAACAGCAGGATGCATATCTTTCTGCCTGATGACATTCTAGAGATGTGCTTGGTGAGACTACCATTGACCAGTGTTATGAATGCCCGGCTTGTGTGCAAGAAATGGAGACACTTGACCACAACTCCTCGGTTTTTACAGATGAGACGAGAAGGTTCATGTCAAAAACCGTGGTTGTTTATCTTTGGTGCTGTTAAGGATGGCTATTGCTCTGGGGAGATACATGCACTGGACGTGTCTCAAGATCAATGGCACAGGATCAGTGCTGATATACTCAGAGGAAGGTTCATGTTCTCAGTTGCCAGTATGCAGGATGATATTTATATTGTTGGAGGTTGTTCAAGCTTAACCAACTTTGGGAGGGTAGATAGGAGCTCATTCAAGACACACAAAGGTGTGTTAGTCTTTAGCCCTCTCACCAAATCATGGCGTAAAGCTTCATCTATGAAGTTTGCTAGATCAATGCCTATTTTAGGAATATCCGAGGTCTGTTCAGATTTTTCTGTCATTCAAAGCCATCAGAATCGACATGATAGGCAGTTTCCCAGATCCCGAGTTGGTGGGGTGTCAGATGTTTACGAGGATCCTCACAGGCTTTCACTCAGACGTCAGTGCAGAAATGCTTTTGATGAAAATGAGCCTTCATTATTACCAAATAGAAGATCATACAAGTTTATTAGACAAAGAAGTGAACAAGCAAATATGAAGGGTTGTAAAAGGTTCGTGTTGATTGCTGTTGGAGGTCTTGGATCTTGGGATGAGCCACTGAATTCTGGTGAAATCTATGATTCTTTATCAAATAAATGGACTGAAATCCAGAAGCTGCCTATAGACTTTGGGGTCGTTTGTGCTGGTGTTGTTTGTAATGGGATGTTTTACGTTTGCTCTGAGAATGACAAGTTAGCGGGCTATGACATAGAAAGAGGTTTCTGGATTGGAATCCAAACCTCTGCATTTCCTCCCCACGTTCATGAGTACTATCCAAAACTTGTTTCTTGTAATGGTCACTTGTTTCTGCTGTCTGTCTCTTGGTGCGAGGGAGATGGGCAAATTGGTCGGAGAAACAAGGCCGTGAGAAAATTGTGGGAGCTAGATCTGATGTATCTTACATGGACCGAGGTCTCAGTACACCCTGATGCTCCAATGGACTGGAACCCTGTTTTTGTTGCTGACAGGAACTTAATATTTGGAGTTGAAATGTTTAAAATATTTGGTCAGGTTTTGGATTTCTTCACAGTGTGTGATGTGTCTGATGTGGAGATGAATTGGAGCCATATTTCTAGGAATCACATGGCTCATGAATTAGATGCTTCTTCTTGCATGACTAAGACAATGGCGGTGCTACATCTATAA